CACTGGTCACCTTGTTCTTCTGATTTCAAAATGCTTATGCCTTTCGTGGAGAAATCAGTAACAGTCTAGGTGCCTAATGTCTCTGAAGTCATGTGTTTTCTGAGGATTAATTAGACTGCTTTGCAGCTATAGTTTGCcagttcttgttcttttttttctgatgcaCTTTCCTTTGTACTTTACTGATCAAGGCCTTGTCTTTATGGACTTGGATAATTCTTGAAACACTGACTTCCCCACATCAGCAGCCTTTGCAGTATCTTTAAAATTATGAAAGTAGGCTCTTTAGGAGCTATAAGTTTTGCACATTGACTTGGAATAATATCTATTCTTTGAAATCCCAAGGAAAGAGCAATGAAATATTTGTGTATGGCACAAAATCTAGCATTCAGTTGACAAAAAACTGACCAAAAGTGGGGAAAACAGGTTAATCTGGTTTCATCTGGTCAAGATCAGACATTTGGATTCAGCCAAGTGTCAGTAGAagcgcacacatgcacacgcgcgcacacataCATGGCCGTTGCTGTTACAGAATGAAATCATATAAGAATTGTTGCTTGTCCTTACATAGTTGCACAACATTGTATAACTTACTATAGAATCAGTCAACTAACTATTAAGCACATATGGATATATGCAGCATAAatgtaaagtaaataaatacaaagtagttttaaATAAAAGGTAGTTTGTCTGGAAAGGGAACTATGATTAAAAGGATTCAGAAAGGCTTTATGCAGACAATTGTGCATGAATTGTACCTTGAGGGAAGAGGACTGGGAAGGGAATCAAGCATataatgagattgtaaacctgaGAGATTGGAGAGctggtggtaccttcaacagaaaCACAGAACTTTGAAAAGGAGAGGGTTTTGGAGGAAAGTAATGATttaagttttggacatgttgaatttgagatgtgtCCTGGAGACATCCAGTtgaaaatgtccaaaaggcagttggtgatacaggACTAAAGCTGCTcaagggagactgaggcaggatgTGGTGTGTGGATGTGGATGTATGAGTGTGCAGATGTGCACACAGATGTGATCTGTATGGAGATAGTTGTTAAACCTGTAAGAGCTGATAAGGTTACCAAAGAGAgtattggggaaaagagaagacagaagatagACTTTGGGGGGAACACTTAGAATTAGAAGGtatgacatgaaaaaaaaaaagtaagatatGGATGATGGCATGAGGAGCAGGCAGGTAGGTAGGAGAACCTAGAGTGAGTAGTAGCATGAAAACCCAAATGCAGCTGATGAGCAGGATGTATACTTCGAAAAGACCATTAGAGTTGACAATTAAGgatcattagtaattttggaaagagcagttttagttgaatgatgaggttggggaCCAGAATTACAAAGAGTTGAGGAAAAGTAAAGGCAGCAAGTGAAGACAACTTTTTCAAGGGGGTTGCTTGAGGTGATGTCTAGTAAaggtttttttaaggataggagaAACTTGGCATGTTTTAAGACTTCGGGGGAAGGAACCAATAGCTAGGTGGAAGTTGGGGGATGTGTGGGGGATGATTAAGGGTagagtctaatggagaagacaagaagGGGCAGAATCCAATGCAAGTCAGATTAGTCTAGataagaagggccacctctttgtCAGAGACTGGGGTAGGGGAGTAGAGAGTAGGAGAAGATATCAAGGGTTTTTGAGAtaaagagaatgggagaaaaagAAGCTCATGCCAGATGCCTGAGGTTTTCTCAGAAGAATAAGATGTTCATctagaagagatgaaggaaggaggTGTGTGGTAGGCTTCAGAAGGGAagaggtttggaatagcttctgtggggagtgagagagggaattGATTTGGAAGCAATCAAAGCATTGCCTTGCTGTAGTAAGGGCCCAAGAGTCTAAATCATATGAATTGGTAACATGCCTGAAGCAGACTGCAAATGGTGGGTGTAAAAAAAGGGCTAAGGTTTGGCAAGAGATGAGTGGTGATAGGACTAAGAGAGTAAAGGACCTGGGGGCCCTTTCCCACCTGATGGgaaaggacagtgtagagttgaagtGGGTAAGGGAGGAGAGTGAAGCCAGCAGGGATGATGGCCTGGAGAAGTACTAAAGGGGACAAAGGGTTTGGAGGTTTTGACTACATTTGTCTGCATTGGTTGCTTCAGCTAAAGTCAGGTTCAgggaaactaattaattaaattagGTGGGTATGCTTTACATGAGATCGTTGAAAGGAGGGTACCTAGACTAGGTTGGAGGAGCATCATCAAATCCTTGCAAATTTTGGAGACTGGTCTCCATGTGTTATGCTCATGATTACCTTTCCAACCCTCCAACCCTGCAACAGGTACCACAGAGTTACTCTGGTTCTGGAAACAATGGGACCtaggatgaaagagagagaagtgtGGGCAGAGGCACCCCCCAGAGATATGGGAAGGGAAGGCCAGAACACAGATATGGTATAAGAGACAATGTGCAATTTGTGTATGACAATTTTGaagtatacacatgtatgctTCCTCAGACTATAAACTTCTGATCAGTCCAATATTTGAATGCCTACTAGAGTTACAGAAGTATGTGGTATCATACATgtaagaactgttttttttttttttgtacggGTAGAATTGTGCTcagatactcttttttttttttgaagaacgTTTTTGCTCAGATATTCTTAAAACACAAACTTAGTGTCTATCCTGACCTCTTGAAACATTTGCTTGCTAAAGTAAATTGAATTCTTCTGATAGCCCTTTCAGGAGTGATATTTTATAACACCGTGGATCCATTTAGTATGCTGTTTTGGCATGTGGGTGTCTACATTTTCAGATAGTAATGCAGTGGTATACGTTAATAATTAAGTGGCTCTATAATCATATTGGGTCTATATGCCATTAGTTCAGATCACAGCCCATCCATACCTAATCCTGTCTGTGACTTCCTCTCAAACCTCAGGAGCTATGGTCTCTCTCCAGTGTCCTGGTGGTATTTGTCCAGATCTTTTTTCCTATGGGTTCTTGTGTTACATTCAGACcgtccattttaaaaaaatttttatttcttactcTTATTAGCAAGCACTTGCTTCTTACATTGTACATTTACTGGATGATACCTTTTATGCCACTTACATTTATTCCTGCATGCATTTGGGAAATCCTGCAAATGACCCCAGGCTGCTCCCTGAAAAAAAGTGTAGAGGGAACAAAGTATGACTATTGGACAATTGGCTGTCTTAATCTTCAATCAGTCAAcaacagtaaacatttattgagcacctactatgtgccaggcactatactaagctctTAATCTTGAGAGGGACTAATCTGGGGGCTTGGCAGATCACAGCTAAACATGCAGATATATGTGGCTGGTAAATGCATGGCACATCTGGCATTTAAGTTTTCCCCTGtcctcccttatttttttttaaaaccacctATGGACCTTGTATGTACTAGTTACTACTAGTTACTATATCACTAGCACACAGTAGCAGGAAAATAATTGAAACCATAAAGATCAAAGAAACCTCGTTTTTTACACTTACCTTTTTCTATTTGCTTTTTATCTCCTAGGAACCCCAGAACATCTATGATTCAGCCCATACCTAAACaagaaaacactttcaaaaacatCCTGGAGAAGTGCTcacccagcttttgcttgaaggccTTGAGTGAGATGGAACTAACTGCTAAATTGTAATGAGTATGTGTTTGAATACTGCAGAATTCTTTTAGTGAGAGTTCTAAAATGATACCAGGTTGCAATTAATGCAAGCAAAAATTCAATTAATGTGACACATGGGAGGAAGCCAATGCTGTTAAATACCACTAAATCATCATTCTGTACTTAGCTATCATTAAGTGTAGATGTGATGTGCCATTGCATACCATAATCAACAGTTttgttaatttttcaaaaaaagagcccttaataaaatggacaaaaggaaaaatacttcAGATGGCAACACTGCCAGCACAAAAAAGAAGAGACTTGTTATTACATTAGAACAAAAATTTGATGTAATCGAACGGCATGAACGTGGTCATAGTAACTCTAAAATAGGAAGAGATATAGGAATGCCTGAATCTACAGTACGGAATATTATAAAACATGcaggtgaaattaaaaaaaaaggcaaagttgCATCAACTTTTTGTGGTTTGCAAACAACTACGAGAAACAGAAGTATTACGATGATAGAAATGGAGCGTCTGTTAGCTGTATGGATTGAAGACTGCAACCAAAAATGCATTCCTCTTACCAGAGCGGCCATTCAGACAAAAGCTTCAAGTTTATTTAAGGCagttaaagaaaatggaaatgaaatggaTAGTGAAGAAACATTTGCTGCAAGTGTTGGTTGGTTTAATCGCTTTAAAAATCGACTTCAATTGCATAATGCTAAAATTACCAGAGAGGCAGCCAGTGCAGATAAGGACACCACGGTGTGGAAGCACATTTTGCCACACTCTACAAATAGTAATTTTGAGggtttcccccctcaaaaacagACTGTTATAGAAGAAATAACAAACATTGGCAGAAAGCTTGGTTTTGATGAACTAGAAAATGGTGATGTCCGAGAATTGCTCATTTCACACTCAGAAGAGTTGGCCGATAATGATCTTCAT
This Trichosurus vulpecula isolate mTriVul1 chromosome 2, mTriVul1.pri, whole genome shotgun sequence DNA region includes the following protein-coding sequences:
- the LOC118840014 gene encoding uncharacterized protein LOC118840014; amino-acid sequence: MDKRKNTSDGNTASTKKKRLVITLEQKFDVIERHERGHSNSKIGRDIGMPESTVRNIIKHAGEIKKKGKVASTFCGLQTTTRNRSITMIEMERLLAVWIEDCNQKCIPLTRAAIQTKASSLFKAVKENGNEMDSEETFAASVGWFNRFKNRLQLHNAKITREAASADKDTTVWKHILPHSTNSNFEGFPPQKQTVIEEITNIGRKLGFDELENGDVRELLISHSEELADNDLHLEQQQVFEEAENDAKESDNMQMKEFTLKEFEDIFRAVEVMKQKIINADPNVSRSIQIRQDVDKALCTYQHMYEDLKKKTVQPALLNYIKQE